The following are encoded together in the Glycine max cultivar Williams 82 chromosome 8, Glycine_max_v4.0, whole genome shotgun sequence genome:
- the LOC100788362 gene encoding protein MAIN-LIKE 2 isoform X1 codes for MEAAAVDPYTTNPGPIDGSVLYDQDKHVSAAVWDGQERGALRCHEHTSKLDQWTLTHKQVELVDKAGFGYLRSIPAISLDNPLISALVERWRRETNTFHLNVGEMTVTLKDVALLLGLAIDGEPVIGITYTACSSVCEKYLGRSPESGYTSGGMVKLSWLKEFFSRCPEDAPLEVIEQHTRAYLLYLVGSTIFSTTTGNKVPVMYLPLFENFDRCGQYAWGAAALSFLYRALGNASLKTQSTISGCLTLLQCWSYFHLNIGRPKLNLELMHDRFPFVLRWKGKQSGPTANRDVVFYRKSLDSLKPCDVEWLPYRNMDSMVIPEYIKSTLILGRSKTMLICFDKAERHLPNRCLRQYGMLQSIPDDVERWERKSRGVDGGVDLSGKMESELNEWMDRQVSIVDGDEGADESEYMEWYMRITRKFIGRPISLSSEFQRTNINKCLQNAGLRDIAHIADTFSTKGLDPQQIESISRIRYIAHECLRDQFGGLVMASGSPQVELGKRVRGKERVRRKGGAGKRLRKDGVVQYNAVSEDEQPQYYGTAIEVGQLHLSHIERELSHAQLCSVDNEVSVAQLIHANADGENMQLCDPHIEVDESDLGYAAGEENNEDPDDAAAEFSPEELKHRVGEEIKQELNHVPGEENIEELNAANEIHFVEPSDNMVIDNSQLCDVSPDDSTLPDAAAAEVNHSQLADSSGVINPQQSSPTDNLVNSQLSHINLESEFLSAKGAMEVSQHSSIETREDISQNGDCSVAV; via the exons ATGGAAGCGGCAGCAGTGGACCCTTATACAACTAATCCAGGTCCAATTGATGGTTCAGTACTGTATGACCAAGACAAGCATGTCTCTGCAGCAGTTTGGGATGGACAG GAGCGTGGTGCCCTCAGATGTCATGAACATACTTCAAAGCTTGATCAGTGGACACTTACTCATAAACAGGTTGAGTTGGTAGATAAGGCTGGATTTGGATACTTAAGGTCAATCCCAGCTATTAGTCTAGACAATCCTCTTATCTCAGCTCTAGTTGAAAGGTggagaagagaaacaaacacaTTTCACTTGAATGTTGGTGAAATGACAGTAACTCTTAAAGATGTTGCACTCTTGCTTGGGCTGGCAATTGATGGAGAACCTGTAATTGGTATTACCTATACCGCATGCAGTTCAGTGTGTGAAAAGTATCTTGGTAGATCACCAGAGTCTGGTTACACAAGTGGCGGAATGGTGAAGCTAAGTTGGTTGAAAGAGTTCTTTTCTCGCTGTCCTGAAGATGCTCCATTGGAAGTGATTGAGCAACATACTCGTGCATATCTTCTTTATCTTGTAGGTAGCACCATATTCTCCACAACTACAGGGAACAAAGTCCCTGTAATGTATCTGCCATTATTTGAGAATTTTGATAGATGTGGGCAATATGCCTGGGGTGCTGCAGCATTGTCATTCTTGTATCGTGCACTCGGCAATGCCTCACTAAAAACTCAAAGTACCATTAGTGGCTGTTTAACACTACTTCAG TGTTGGAGTTACTTTCACCTAAATATTGGACGACCAAAGCTCAATCTTGAGCTGATGCATGATCGATTTCCCTTTGTGCTTAGATggaaaggaaaacaaagtggCCCAACTGCAAATCGTGATGTAGTTTTCTATCGGAAGTCTCTGGATTCCCTAAAACCATGTGAT GTGGAGTGGCTCCCATACCGAAACATGGACAGCATGGTAATTCCAGAATATATCAAAAGCACTTTAATTCTTGGGAGGTCAAAGACAATGCTGATATGCTTTGATAAGGCAGAACGACATCTTCCAAATCGATGTTTAAGGCAATATGGCATGCTTCAATCTATTCCAGATGATGTGGAGCGGTGGGAGAGGAAGAGTAGAGGAGTTGATGGTGGCGTTGATTTGTCAGGGAAAATGGAATCCGAGCTTAATGAATGGATGGACCGTCAAGTGAGTATTGTTGATGGAGATGAGGGTGCAGATGAAAGTGAGTACATGGAGTGGTATATGAGAATCACTCGTAAGTTCATCGGAAGGCCTATATCTCTGTCGTCTGAGTTTCAGAGAACG AACATAAACAAATGTTTGCAGAATGCTGGTCTGAGGGATATTGCACACATAGCGGATACCTTTTCAACAAAAGGGCTAGATCCACAACAAATTGAATCAATATCAAGGATAAGATATATTGCGCATGAATGTCTGAGAGACCAATTTGGTGGTTTGGTCATGGCGTCAGGGAGCCCCCAAGTTGAACTAGGAAAAAGGGTCAGAGGAAAGGAGAGGGTTAGAAGAAAAGGAGGAGCGGGTAAACGACTGCGAAAGGATGGTGTGGTTCAATATAATGCCGTTAGTGAGGATGAACAACCTCAGTACTATGGCACTGCTATTGAGGTTGGCCAATTACATCTAAGTCATATTGAGAGAGAGCTGAGTCATGCACAATTATGTAGTGTTGACAATGAAGTCAGTGTTGCCCAGTTGATTCATGCAAATGCTGATGGTGAGAATATGCAGCTCTGTGATCCACACATTGAGGTTGATGAATCAGATCTAGGCTATGCAGCAGGTGAAGAAAATAATGAGGACCCAGATGATGCGGCTGCTGAATTTAGTCCTGAAGAACTAAAGCACAGAGTTGGTGAAGAAATAAAGCAAGAGCTTAACCATGTGCCTGGAGAGGAAAACATCGAGGAACTGAATGCAGCCAATGAGATTCATTTTGTGGAACCTTCAGATAATATGGTGATTGATAATTCACAACTTTGTGATGTTAGTCCCGACGATTCAACGCTTCCAGATGCTGCTGCTGCTGAGGTCAATCACTCACAACTTGCTGACTCAAGTGGTGTGATCAATCCACAACAAAGCAGTCCAACTGACAATCTTGTTAATTCTCAGCTTTCTCACATTAACCTTGAAAGTGAATTTCTTTCTGCTAAAGGAGCAATGGAAGTGTCTCAACATTCTTCTATTGAAACTCGTGAGGATATTTCACAGAATGGTGATTGTAGTGTTGCTGTATAG
- the LOC100788362 gene encoding protein MAIN-LIKE 2 isoform X2 — translation MEAAAVDPYTTNPGPIDGSVLYDQDKHVSAAVWDGQERGALRCHEHTSKLDQWTLTHKQVELVDKAGFGYLRSIPAISLDNPLISALVERWRRETNTFHLNVGEMTVTLKDVALLLGLAIDGEPVIGITYTACSSVCEKYLGRSPESGYTSGGMVKLSWLKEFFSRCPEDAPLEVIEQHTRAYLLYLVGSTIFSTTTGNKVPVMYLPLFENFDRCGQYAWGAAALSFLYRALGNASLKTQSTISGCLTLLQCWSYFHLNIGRPKLNLELMHDRFPFVLRWKGKQSGPTANRDVVFYRKSLDSLKPCDVEWLPYRNMDSMVIPEYIKSTLILGRSKTMLICFDKAERHLPNRCLRQYGMLQSIPDDVERWERKSRGVDGGVDLSGKMESELNEWMDRQVSIVDGDEGADESEYMEWYMRITRKFIGRPISLSSEFQRTNAGLRDIAHIADTFSTKGLDPQQIESISRIRYIAHECLRDQFGGLVMASGSPQVELGKRVRGKERVRRKGGAGKRLRKDGVVQYNAVSEDEQPQYYGTAIEVGQLHLSHIERELSHAQLCSVDNEVSVAQLIHANADGENMQLCDPHIEVDESDLGYAAGEENNEDPDDAAAEFSPEELKHRVGEEIKQELNHVPGEENIEELNAANEIHFVEPSDNMVIDNSQLCDVSPDDSTLPDAAAAEVNHSQLADSSGVINPQQSSPTDNLVNSQLSHINLESEFLSAKGAMEVSQHSSIETREDISQNGDCSVAV, via the exons ATGGAAGCGGCAGCAGTGGACCCTTATACAACTAATCCAGGTCCAATTGATGGTTCAGTACTGTATGACCAAGACAAGCATGTCTCTGCAGCAGTTTGGGATGGACAG GAGCGTGGTGCCCTCAGATGTCATGAACATACTTCAAAGCTTGATCAGTGGACACTTACTCATAAACAGGTTGAGTTGGTAGATAAGGCTGGATTTGGATACTTAAGGTCAATCCCAGCTATTAGTCTAGACAATCCTCTTATCTCAGCTCTAGTTGAAAGGTggagaagagaaacaaacacaTTTCACTTGAATGTTGGTGAAATGACAGTAACTCTTAAAGATGTTGCACTCTTGCTTGGGCTGGCAATTGATGGAGAACCTGTAATTGGTATTACCTATACCGCATGCAGTTCAGTGTGTGAAAAGTATCTTGGTAGATCACCAGAGTCTGGTTACACAAGTGGCGGAATGGTGAAGCTAAGTTGGTTGAAAGAGTTCTTTTCTCGCTGTCCTGAAGATGCTCCATTGGAAGTGATTGAGCAACATACTCGTGCATATCTTCTTTATCTTGTAGGTAGCACCATATTCTCCACAACTACAGGGAACAAAGTCCCTGTAATGTATCTGCCATTATTTGAGAATTTTGATAGATGTGGGCAATATGCCTGGGGTGCTGCAGCATTGTCATTCTTGTATCGTGCACTCGGCAATGCCTCACTAAAAACTCAAAGTACCATTAGTGGCTGTTTAACACTACTTCAG TGTTGGAGTTACTTTCACCTAAATATTGGACGACCAAAGCTCAATCTTGAGCTGATGCATGATCGATTTCCCTTTGTGCTTAGATggaaaggaaaacaaagtggCCCAACTGCAAATCGTGATGTAGTTTTCTATCGGAAGTCTCTGGATTCCCTAAAACCATGTGAT GTGGAGTGGCTCCCATACCGAAACATGGACAGCATGGTAATTCCAGAATATATCAAAAGCACTTTAATTCTTGGGAGGTCAAAGACAATGCTGATATGCTTTGATAAGGCAGAACGACATCTTCCAAATCGATGTTTAAGGCAATATGGCATGCTTCAATCTATTCCAGATGATGTGGAGCGGTGGGAGAGGAAGAGTAGAGGAGTTGATGGTGGCGTTGATTTGTCAGGGAAAATGGAATCCGAGCTTAATGAATGGATGGACCGTCAAGTGAGTATTGTTGATGGAGATGAGGGTGCAGATGAAAGTGAGTACATGGAGTGGTATATGAGAATCACTCGTAAGTTCATCGGAAGGCCTATATCTCTGTCGTCTGAGTTTCAGAGAACG AATGCTGGTCTGAGGGATATTGCACACATAGCGGATACCTTTTCAACAAAAGGGCTAGATCCACAACAAATTGAATCAATATCAAGGATAAGATATATTGCGCATGAATGTCTGAGAGACCAATTTGGTGGTTTGGTCATGGCGTCAGGGAGCCCCCAAGTTGAACTAGGAAAAAGGGTCAGAGGAAAGGAGAGGGTTAGAAGAAAAGGAGGAGCGGGTAAACGACTGCGAAAGGATGGTGTGGTTCAATATAATGCCGTTAGTGAGGATGAACAACCTCAGTACTATGGCACTGCTATTGAGGTTGGCCAATTACATCTAAGTCATATTGAGAGAGAGCTGAGTCATGCACAATTATGTAGTGTTGACAATGAAGTCAGTGTTGCCCAGTTGATTCATGCAAATGCTGATGGTGAGAATATGCAGCTCTGTGATCCACACATTGAGGTTGATGAATCAGATCTAGGCTATGCAGCAGGTGAAGAAAATAATGAGGACCCAGATGATGCGGCTGCTGAATTTAGTCCTGAAGAACTAAAGCACAGAGTTGGTGAAGAAATAAAGCAAGAGCTTAACCATGTGCCTGGAGAGGAAAACATCGAGGAACTGAATGCAGCCAATGAGATTCATTTTGTGGAACCTTCAGATAATATGGTGATTGATAATTCACAACTTTGTGATGTTAGTCCCGACGATTCAACGCTTCCAGATGCTGCTGCTGCTGAGGTCAATCACTCACAACTTGCTGACTCAAGTGGTGTGATCAATCCACAACAAAGCAGTCCAACTGACAATCTTGTTAATTCTCAGCTTTCTCACATTAACCTTGAAAGTGAATTTCTTTCTGCTAAAGGAGCAATGGAAGTGTCTCAACATTCTTCTATTGAAACTCGTGAGGATATTTCACAGAATGGTGATTGTAGTGTTGCTGTATAG